One window of Candidatus Chlorobium masyuteum genomic DNA carries:
- a CDS encoding propionyl-CoA synthetase encodes MLHSFNTVYQKSIQEPEIFWGEAAEKLHWYKKWNKVLDDTNPPFYRWFSGGITNTCYNALDRHVDEGRGNQTAIIYDSPVTGTKTRYSFREFRDIVALFAGALQSRGVRKGDRVIIYMPMIPEAVVAMLACARIGAIHSVVFGGFASHELAIRIDDCKPKVIISASCGIEHNKIIDYKRLLDFAIELAHFKPEICIIKQRDQLKAELNEERDLTWNQSLLGAEPAQCVPVESSDPLYILYTSGTTGQPKGIVRDHGGHMVALQWSRKNVYNVEPGEVFWAASDVGWVVGHSYIVYAPLLQGCTSLIFEGKPVGTPDPGTFWRIISEHNVSVLFTAPTAFRAIKKEDPNGHYIKNYDLSNFRALFLAGERADPDTVKWAEKMLQVPVIDHWWQTETGWAIAANCQGIEPGPIKYGSASRAVPGYNVQVVNADLEQLQPGQMGDIVIKLPLPPGTMLTLWKADNRFVETYMKEFPGFYQTSDAGFIDEDGYIHIMSRTDDVINVAGHRLSTGAIEGALCEHPDVAESAVIGVHDDLKGQVPLGFLVLKLNVDTPHNQIIKHVIEYVRENIGPVASFKSAIIVNRLPKTRSGKILRSTMRKIANSEEYTMPATIDDPVILDEIRVGLQTIGYAVNSKPVTMDA; translated from the coding sequence ATGCTGCACTCATTCAATACCGTTTATCAAAAATCCATTCAGGAGCCGGAAATCTTCTGGGGCGAAGCTGCAGAAAAGCTTCACTGGTACAAAAAATGGAACAAGGTGCTCGACGATACCAATCCTCCATTTTATCGCTGGTTTTCGGGCGGCATTACCAATACCTGTTACAATGCACTTGACCGGCACGTTGATGAAGGCAGAGGAAACCAGACCGCAATTATCTACGACAGTCCGGTTACCGGTACTAAAACAAGGTACTCCTTCCGCGAATTTCGCGATATCGTAGCACTCTTTGCCGGCGCCCTGCAATCAAGAGGTGTGCGCAAGGGTGACCGTGTTATCATCTACATGCCCATGATCCCGGAAGCTGTGGTTGCCATGCTTGCCTGTGCAAGAATCGGCGCTATCCACTCCGTGGTGTTCGGCGGATTCGCATCCCACGAACTGGCAATCAGAATAGATGACTGCAAACCAAAGGTGATCATTTCAGCATCATGCGGTATCGAACATAACAAGATCATTGACTACAAACGGCTGCTCGACTTTGCCATTGAACTGGCCCACTTCAAGCCTGAAATCTGTATCATCAAACAGCGTGATCAGTTAAAAGCCGAACTGAATGAAGAGCGCGACCTTACCTGGAACCAGTCCCTTCTCGGCGCAGAACCTGCACAGTGTGTACCCGTTGAATCTTCCGATCCCCTCTACATTCTCTATACCTCAGGAACCACCGGCCAGCCGAAGGGCATTGTTCGCGATCACGGCGGCCATATGGTTGCCCTGCAGTGGTCAAGGAAAAATGTCTATAACGTAGAACCCGGCGAAGTGTTCTGGGCCGCAAGTGATGTGGGATGGGTTGTAGGTCACTCCTATATTGTCTACGCTCCCCTCCTTCAGGGCTGCACCTCACTCATCTTTGAAGGCAAACCGGTCGGCACTCCCGATCCCGGCACCTTCTGGAGAATCATCAGTGAACACAACGTTTCGGTGCTCTTTACCGCCCCGACAGCATTCCGGGCTATAAAAAAAGAGGATCCGAACGGTCACTATATCAAGAACTATGATCTTTCGAACTTCCGGGCCCTCTTCCTGGCCGGAGAACGGGCTGATCCCGATACCGTCAAATGGGCTGAAAAAATGCTGCAGGTTCCGGTTATTGACCACTGGTGGCAGACAGAGACCGGCTGGGCCATTGCCGCCAACTGCCAGGGAATTGAACCCGGCCCGATAAAGTACGGCTCGGCTTCAAGAGCGGTGCCCGGCTACAACGTTCAGGTGGTCAACGCCGATCTTGAACAGCTTCAGCCCGGACAGATGGGAGATATCGTCATCAAGCTCCCGCTTCCTCCCGGCACCATGCTGACGCTCTGGAAAGCGGACAACCGGTTTGTGGAAACCTATATGAAGGAGTTCCCCGGCTTCTATCAGACCAGTGATGCCGGATTTATTGATGAAGACGGCTACATTCATATCATGTCGCGCACGGATGATGTCATCAATGTTGCCGGCCACAGGCTCTCTACCGGTGCCATTGAAGGGGCACTGTGCGAGCATCCGGATGTTGCGGAGAGCGCGGTTATCGGCGTTCATGACGATCTGAAAGGACAGGTACCGCTCGGCTTCCTGGTACTGAAACTCAATGTCGATACCCCGCACAACCAGATCATCAAGCACGTTATTGAATATGTGAGGGAGAATATCGGACCTGTCGCCTCGTTCAAGAGTGCCATTATCGTCAACCGGCTCCCGAAAACCCGCTCCGGCAAGATTCTTCGCAGCACCATGCGCAAAATTGCCAACAGCGAGGAGTACACCATGCCGGCAACCATTGACGATCCGGTCATTCTTGATGAGATCAGGGTCGGACTACAGACAATAGGTTACGCCGTAAACAGCAAACCGGTTACCATGGACGCATGA
- the mce gene encoding methylmalonyl-CoA epimerase, which translates to MIKKIDHIAIAVQNLEVSLETFLNVLGCDPKSVTIEEVPSENVRVAFIPVGESKIELLEPMNSEGAIAKFLLKNGDGLHHIALATDDIVKESERLKTVNITPLSEPKEGAGGKKILFLHPKETNRVLLEFAEKGH; encoded by the coding sequence ATGATCAAAAAGATCGACCACATTGCCATCGCCGTTCAAAATCTTGAGGTCTCACTCGAAACGTTCCTGAACGTTCTCGGGTGTGACCCGAAGAGTGTCACCATTGAGGAGGTACCCTCCGAAAACGTCAGGGTGGCATTTATACCTGTCGGCGAAAGTAAAATCGAGCTGCTCGAACCGATGAACAGCGAGGGTGCCATTGCTAAATTTCTGCTGAAAAACGGTGACGGGCTGCACCATATCGCACTTGCAACCGATGATATCGTAAAGGAGAGTGAACGACTTAAAACCGTTAATATTACTCCGCTCTCGGAGCCGAAAGAGGGTGCCGGTGGAAAAAAAATCCTCTTTCTGCATCCAAAGGAGACAAATCGTGTTCTGCTTGAATTTGCCGAGAAAGGTCACTAA